One window from the genome of Crassostrea angulata isolate pt1a10 chromosome 2, ASM2561291v2, whole genome shotgun sequence encodes:
- the LOC128171573 gene encoding multiple epidermal growth factor-like domains protein 11 isoform X1 yields MNAVLVCSLFTVLISLGKSYENLALNKPAWQLYPYHGRPWGAERAVDGLYTDLSGGGGQCTVSSTYELTTAEWRVDLGRVLSIHHIFIQYRTDNLFWNKSNGYTGRFLGFSVYISNTSNKDTGVLCFKDTYYTPSTIPNPTNITCITHGRYVIYYNNRTHPPYPDGYDLYAFNELCEVEVYGCPTPGYYGEYCSSSCPQNCQGGHCNIVDGTCLGCLPGHTGPNCDKECSRNTFGLDCKRICGNCRNGEQCHHVNGGCPNGCDKGAKGVHCDIACPYGYYGYNCEKNCSSNCGDPKRCDRVSGECDGGCQVGWEGLTCNTKCNGGKFGTNCTYECGHCLHKVQCHYIHGTCLYGCDDGYRGIRCKHICNNNTYGSNCSMSCGKCLYAHGEQCHHVTGQCPRACVSGFQGSLCDDENDQFLTSPETRGQLSAPLYTFVTLFCVSALINIILILRNNLLKCQRKKDNKAARNLGSSKVSNIIYTCNSAYAYDEVGEVTKNQDYDILS; encoded by the exons ATGAATGCGGTTTTGGTGTGTTCTTTATTCACAGTATTAATCAGTCTTGGAAAATCATATG AAAATCTTGCATTAAACAAACCAGCATGGCAGCTGTATCCATATCATGGGAGACCTTGGGGAGCAGAGCGTGCTGTGGACGGACTGTATACAGACCTGTCTGGTGGGGGTGGGCAGTGTACGGTATCCTCGACTTACGAACTAACAACAGCAGAATGGCGAGTAGATCTTGGAAGAGTTCTCAGTATACACCATATCTTTATACAGTACAGGACGGATAATCTCTTCTGGA ATAAAAGTAACGGCTATACAGGTAGATTCCTTGGATTCTCTGTATACATTTCAAACACAAGCAACAAAGATACCGGAGTACTCTGTTTCAAGGATACTTACTACACTCCTTCCACGATACCTAATCCAACAAACATAACGTGTATCACACACGGGAGAtacgtcatctactacaacAACAGGACACACCCACCGTATCCTGATGGATATGATCTGTACGCTTTCAATGAGTTATGCGAAGTGGAAGTGTATG GCTGTCCCACACCTGGATATTACGGAGAGTATTGTTCCTCATCGTGTCCACAGAACTGTCAGGGAGGTCACTGTAATATCGTGGATGGAACGTGTCTGGGATGTCTTCCAGGACACACTGGACCAAACTGTGATAAAG AATGTAGCAGAAACACTTTTGGTCTAGACTGTAAACGGATTTGTGGAAACTGCAGAAATGGAGAACAGTGTCATCACGTGAACGGTGGCTGCCCTAATGGGTGTGACAAAGGAGCCAAGGGCGTTCATTGTGACATTG CCTGTCCTTATGGTTACTATGGTTACAACTGTGAAAAAAATTGTAGCAGCAACTGTGGAGACCCAAAGAGATGTGACAGGGTATCAGGGGAGTGTGATGGAGGATGTCAAGTTGGGTGGGAAGGATTGACATGTAATACCA agtGCAACGGAGGTAAATTTGGGACAAATTGTACCTATGAATGCGGTCACTGTCTGCACAAAGTACAATGTCACTACATACACGGCACATGTTTATATGGATGTGACGATGGGTATCGAGGCATCCGGTGTAAACACA tTTGCAATAACAACACGTATGGTTCAAACTGTTCTATGAGTTGTGGAAAATGCCTTTACGCGCACGGCGAACAGTGTCATCACGTGACTGGTCAATGTCCACGTGCATGTGTCAGTGGTTTTCAAGGGAGCCTCTGTGATGATG AAAATGACCAGTTTCTAACATCGCCAGAAACAAGAGGTCAGCTGTCAGCTCCACTCTACACTTTTGTCACACTTTTCTGTGTCAGTGCACTcattaacataattttaattctaAG aaacaatctacTGAAGTGTCAACGTAAAAAAGACAACAAGGCCGCCAGAAACTTAGGCTCCAGTAAAGTTTCAAATATAATCTACACATGCAATTCTGCTTATGCTTATGATGAAGTGGGAGAAGTTACAAAGAATCAGGATTATGATATACTTAGCTAA
- the LOC128171573 gene encoding multiple epidermal growth factor-like domains protein 11 isoform X2, protein MEPVSLDVSLYGKEKHAKNENLALNKPAWQLYPYHGRPWGAERAVDGLYTDLSGGGGQCTVSSTYELTTAEWRVDLGRVLSIHHIFIQYRTDNLFWNKSNGYTGRFLGFSVYISNTSNKDTGVLCFKDTYYTPSTIPNPTNITCITHGRYVIYYNNRTHPPYPDGYDLYAFNELCEVEVYGCPTPGYYGEYCSSSCPQNCQGGHCNIVDGTCLGCLPGHTGPNCDKECSRNTFGLDCKRICGNCRNGEQCHHVNGGCPNGCDKGAKGVHCDIACPYGYYGYNCEKNCSSNCGDPKRCDRVSGECDGGCQVGWEGLTCNTKCNGGKFGTNCTYECGHCLHKVQCHYIHGTCLYGCDDGYRGIRCKHICNNNTYGSNCSMSCGKCLYAHGEQCHHVTGQCPRACVSGFQGSLCDDENDQFLTSPETRGQLSAPLYTFVTLFCVSALINIILILRNNLLKCQRKKDNKAARNLGSSKVSNIIYTCNSAYAYDEVGEVTKNQDYDILS, encoded by the exons AAAATCTTGCATTAAACAAACCAGCATGGCAGCTGTATCCATATCATGGGAGACCTTGGGGAGCAGAGCGTGCTGTGGACGGACTGTATACAGACCTGTCTGGTGGGGGTGGGCAGTGTACGGTATCCTCGACTTACGAACTAACAACAGCAGAATGGCGAGTAGATCTTGGAAGAGTTCTCAGTATACACCATATCTTTATACAGTACAGGACGGATAATCTCTTCTGGA ATAAAAGTAACGGCTATACAGGTAGATTCCTTGGATTCTCTGTATACATTTCAAACACAAGCAACAAAGATACCGGAGTACTCTGTTTCAAGGATACTTACTACACTCCTTCCACGATACCTAATCCAACAAACATAACGTGTATCACACACGGGAGAtacgtcatctactacaacAACAGGACACACCCACCGTATCCTGATGGATATGATCTGTACGCTTTCAATGAGTTATGCGAAGTGGAAGTGTATG GCTGTCCCACACCTGGATATTACGGAGAGTATTGTTCCTCATCGTGTCCACAGAACTGTCAGGGAGGTCACTGTAATATCGTGGATGGAACGTGTCTGGGATGTCTTCCAGGACACACTGGACCAAACTGTGATAAAG AATGTAGCAGAAACACTTTTGGTCTAGACTGTAAACGGATTTGTGGAAACTGCAGAAATGGAGAACAGTGTCATCACGTGAACGGTGGCTGCCCTAATGGGTGTGACAAAGGAGCCAAGGGCGTTCATTGTGACATTG CCTGTCCTTATGGTTACTATGGTTACAACTGTGAAAAAAATTGTAGCAGCAACTGTGGAGACCCAAAGAGATGTGACAGGGTATCAGGGGAGTGTGATGGAGGATGTCAAGTTGGGTGGGAAGGATTGACATGTAATACCA agtGCAACGGAGGTAAATTTGGGACAAATTGTACCTATGAATGCGGTCACTGTCTGCACAAAGTACAATGTCACTACATACACGGCACATGTTTATATGGATGTGACGATGGGTATCGAGGCATCCGGTGTAAACACA tTTGCAATAACAACACGTATGGTTCAAACTGTTCTATGAGTTGTGGAAAATGCCTTTACGCGCACGGCGAACAGTGTCATCACGTGACTGGTCAATGTCCACGTGCATGTGTCAGTGGTTTTCAAGGGAGCCTCTGTGATGATG AAAATGACCAGTTTCTAACATCGCCAGAAACAAGAGGTCAGCTGTCAGCTCCACTCTACACTTTTGTCACACTTTTCTGTGTCAGTGCACTcattaacataattttaattctaAG aaacaatctacTGAAGTGTCAACGTAAAAAAGACAACAAGGCCGCCAGAAACTTAGGCTCCAGTAAAGTTTCAAATATAATCTACACATGCAATTCTGCTTATGCTTATGATGAAGTGGGAGAAGTTACAAAGAATCAGGATTATGATATACTTAGCTAA